Part of the Metarhizium brunneum chromosome 6, complete sequence genome is shown below.
GTAGTTGCGAGTTGCTTCCAATATGCTTATATTTGCAGTCGCCGCACTCGCCGTGACGGGCCTTTCCAACACACTGGCAGGGGGCTCAGACCAACAAGCCGGCTTGCTAGCTCGTGCAAGCAGTCCAAGATTCCCATTTGACGAGAATACATCTCAGTACTGCACCTTTTGGTATGAAAATGATGGATCTATGCCATGTACAGAGGCCCTCGATCTTTTCAGTGTGTCTTTAGAAGACTTTGTCCGATGGGTGGGTGGTAATGGCATTTTTAGACTCTGGGTTGGATCACTGAAACAATTACACGCACTAGAATCCTTCGGTAACCTCTACATGCGACAACTTCCTCGAGTCTCGTTCTTTCTGTATGGAGGCTAGTGGTGAACCTGTTATCACTACTACGTCCACTTCTACCGAGCCCACGACAACTACGAAACCATTTAACGGTAAGTTGGAAAACTCTCTCCATTCCTCTGGCTGGATGCATATTTATGATGAACCAACAGGCATTCAAACTCCCAGTCCAACCCAGCCAGATATAATCGACAGCTGTAATAAATTCTACTGGGTGAACAACGGCGAGAGCTGCGAGAACGTCGCTTCCAAGAACGGCATTCCACTGCAAGATTTCTTAGCCTGGAACCCTAAAGCCGGCAATCAATGCTACGGCCTCTGGGCTAATGCCTACTCGTGCGTTTCCATTATTGGTTATATCCCACCCACACCCTCTGAGCCTACAAACGGCGTAGAGACACCCACGCCGATACAGCCCGGCATGGTTGCCGACTGTAATAAGTTCTATTACATTAAATCGGGAGACTCGTGTGGCAGTATTGCCTCTAATAGCGGTATCTCAGTCTCTGACCTTATTAATTGGAATCCCGGGGCTGGTAAGCAATGTACCAGTCTATGGGCCAATACATATGCCTGTATAGGCACGCTTCCAGCATTCCGTATTAAGACACGATACCATATTGATTGCACAGGCGACGTTTATAATGACGTTTTAGTCAGGGGTGGCATGTGTATAAATACTGGATGTTCTGTTGGATCCCTTGAGATCGCGGCCGAGGGATACTGCCCAGATGGCCAGGTTCAGATTAGCTACTGGGAACAACCAAACTGCGTTGGTAAGTGGTTTGGGTATGGGTATACTAAGCGGGGGCAGTGTCGCGGTGTCTGGACTGATGGATGGAAGTTCAAGTCGTTATTTCTACGGTGCGccaaggaggaagatgatTGCGTTAGCCAGGGGACCTGCTCATACGATCCAGAGCCTGATACATCTCTTTGTTAGACATGTAAATGCCGCAGCGGCTTTTGCCAACGTTGAATAAACATACTGCTGCCTGCAGGCAGCAGTATAACAAGTGCCGTTGCCTTGAATGATTGACTTACTCTTGACTAACTACTCATCAACGACATTGCTACTAATTTCATCGTAACTCCGACATGGAAAGTTCATAATTTGcttcttatttttaatagaATTTGTTTACTACACTACTTTATTGGGCTCCGATGCCGCTTCATCAGCTAGCTCTTGCACGCTTCGGAACTTCAAGTCGGGGAAAAACTTTGCGCGGTGGCGCTCGACCTTGCTCCAGGGAAATCGAACACCTGCGCCGTGCCCCCAAAGCTCCAGAATGGCAGCTCCATAGCTTTCCAGGCTCTCCTGTGCTATGTATTGCTTGATAGTCTGAGAGAGAGACTTATTCTGAAATGCATACTCTGGGTCTCGGCTTTGAATGAACCGGCCCAACTCCATCCAAGTCATTTGCGCGCCTGAAATAAAGGTAAACTCCTCCCAGTCTTCCCTGTTATGCTCGATAAGTCGGACAGTAGCGCGAGCTGTGTCTCTGGCGGAAGTAAAGTTGACTAGTTGGGTTCCATCGCCGTAAATAGTAAAAGTTTTTCTGTCGTAATTCTGCGGCCACATGTCGCCTAGGCTGCTCATGAAACGCTGTTTCTCTGGTACGATGTAGTCGACGTACCAACCGGGACTGATCGATGACCAACTCACGTCCTGTTGACTTCTAAGTGCGCTGAGAACAAGACGAATCTCATCGGCCACGCCTAACGGTTCGTCAGGGAAATCCTCGAGGTTGCCGGCCCATGTGGCTGGAATTAAGCGTTTGCATGTGGCAGAATGTTGACAAGCCCGCAAGATGGCCAGGTGGACTGCCACATAGTCAGGCACTCCGACTCTCAGCGTACACACAACTGCGTCGCAATCGGCCAGCGCGGCGGTGAGATCCGTTTCACTGTAGTCGGTGATATGTTGGGAAATTTCAAGATCCTCGAGATACGTCTTGGGAGTTCGGGAAACAGCTAGTACTTCATGTCCGCTCTTTTGAAGTTCTTCAACAAAGTACCTAGCGAGAtcgccaacggcaacaaTAGCGACTTTCATGGTGGTTACCTGGGTGGCACAATTATGCCGTGCGAATACGTTACTATTTCCTGTCTCGCTTAGAGCAGAGTAAAAGTAATATGAAGTAGCAAGATATTTATGACCGAAGCTTGATCGACGGGGATTCCAATCGTTCGAGCTCTAGACGCGTCGATGCTATCATCGTCGGAGTTCGATGATCCAGTTTTGCGGAGTTCAGTAATGAGGGATTTATAATCAAAGTCGAGGTCCTTCTCCCAAGGTGCCTCTTGGATCTGAATCAAACTCATAGTAGCTATGTGGCCGAAATAGTGTGCAGAACTGGTGTTGTTGCACGCTTCAGTAGTCCAACAAGCGAAGACCACGGACTTACCCAGCGGACCAGACGCCACTCCTGTAGACCACAGATTGCGCCCAAGCATTTCTGAATGCAAGTTAGGCTTGACTATAGTGGCTAAGCTTGATAGCTGCTGGACAGTTCAGCTAAAGTCTAAAACCCGTCCATTATTCAACGACATATTTGATCGTATTGATTGAGCTTAATGGATCAAGACGTGAAGCAGGATAAAAAACAACTGCAGGCAAAATTTGCGCACCATGACTCCAAAAAATCCATTATTGTGCAGTGCCACTTCTTGAGCAGCCAGGCGAACAGACCACTACAACTGGAAGTGATGACCACGGGTTCGGAGCCTTGGGGTCTGTCACGCAAATCCGGAAGCTAGTCGACGGGTTGGTGGATTCTGTATCGGAGCGGAGTAAGGGGCCCGAAAAACCCGCGGAGCCGATCTCCGCTCGAGGATGACACATTGGATGTCAGATTAGTAATTCAGGCTTTCACTTCCTTCTGCTGCATCCAGCATACTCGGGCCAAAGCTGATGGCCTGCCGTTGCCTCTGCAGGTAAATGCGTCTCTTTATCCATGGATTATAAGCATTCGTACCGTACAGGTTCTACGCCTGCAGGAAGTAGCTCCTGGAGTATATAAAGCTCAATACGTCCATCGATAGAATAGAGCCTCATACAGCCCGCATCCACTGTTCTTCCCTTCCTTATCTTACAAGCCTACACTTTTCAGCCAAACATCATGAGCATTGCTATTGCTGGCTCAGGCGATCTTGCCCGCTACCTCGTAGAGGAGCTTCGCCGAGCAGGTCAACCCGTGGTCATCCTTTGTCGTACAAAGAAAAGCCATTTTGAGCTTCCGGGAGTCACTCAGAAAGAAGTAGACTTCAAGTCTGTTGATTCCTTGAAGAGTGCCCTGGATGGTTCTGTGGCCTTGATCTCAGTGATTCTCGACTACACCATGGCTTATACGGAAAGCCACATGAACCTGATAGCAGCTTGCCGTCAGACTTCGACTTGCCGACGCTTCATCCCAGCCGAGTACGGAACAGACACCGCAGATTATCCGGACCAACCAGGATTCGAGTATGCCAATCACGAGCCGGTACGCCAGGCACTACGCGAACAAAACGTCTTGGAGTGGACATTGGTATGCTGTGGTTGGTTGGCCGATTACGTGCTGCCGGTAAAGAACCGCTACATCAAAGATATCGGTGACTCGGCTCCATTCAACTTGTCAAGCAAGCGAATCGTTATTCCTGGAACTGGTAAAGAGCTGCTCGACGTCACCTCCGCACGAGATCTCTGCAAGGCGCTTGTTGCATTGACGAAAGCTCCGGCAGGAAGCTGGGAGCGATACACTTATGTCTCTGGCGAGAAAACTACTCTGGGACGCATGTCACAGCAAGTACAAGCAAAATATTCAACCCTCGAGTTTACTACTAAACACATCAGCCTCAACCAGCTTGTTAATGCTGTACGTGAGGCAAAGACGCAGGAGGAACGCATTGAAGCCGAGTACGGCATCGTCACTCTGAGCAGCAATGGTGGTTTTGATCCGGCCTTTGTCCAAAAGCAGCGAGGAACGTACTTCAAAGATGTTCGGTTCCGGTCGGTTCAGGAGTtgctggacgaggtggaCAAGCATCCGGACTCTATCATCTAATCCGGACAGGGTAGCAGGCATGATTTAGTGGAGATGTTGTCCTCACAGAAGACGGAAATGGTCCTTTTCAATAAACGCAATGCTTAAATTTGGGTGGGTTCTATGCCTGTTAACTATCTACTGTCTACTACACTGCCtttcggcagcggcaactaTAGAAGCTGAGATGTcaaagaatatatataaactATGTTAGCAGTTGGTAAACAGCCAACTACTTCAATATCGGCATATGTTAGCTGCAGAATATCAAGGAATGTGCAAGTTCTACTACATGGTAGGCAATTGTAACGTAGGCCATTTAACGTACAACCGCCGTCTTAAATTTGCGCGTATTCAAGTAGGCTACatgtttttttataactgCTCGGTCAAGCGCCGTATCTATAGATATTCCGTTTTGGAAGTTAAGCCTATGTATTTTTTATCGGATAACACACGTCGATAAACATCTTGCTATAAAAGTAGTAAGTGGCAACAGTAATCCTTATGTTTCTGCCTCATGGCAACGTTGCTCTTGCTGTTATGATAAAACAACTTGCGCACCAACATCCGCGAACACTGATCGCCGGGGCGGCAGCTGGTTCTGGCGGCAATACAGGTGCAGTCCTAGAGGCGCTTGGGAACCGATACGCGTCCTACACATATACGGACATATCTACCAGCTTCTTCGAAAACGCCCGCACCGTGTTCAGTCAGCACGGCAGCAAACTCGCCTCCGAGATGCTCAATGTCGAAGACATCCAACTATGCAAAGGAGCAACTGTGCTCTGCCTTGGGGATCTGGATAACCCCGTGTTCCGCGACATGCACCCGGGGAGATTCAAGGGATTGCAGAACGTCATGGAGACAGCAGAAGTGGTTGTATGGGTGACCTCGGGGGCCAAGGAAGGCTTGGATCCCGATGTCAACATCATTTTTGGACTATCAAGCACGTTGCGGGCTGAGCGTTTGGGTCGCAGGCTTCAATTCCTCGACACCGACAACCCTTCGTCTATTGACCCGTccatgctggccaagatgcttctCCGTCTCGTCTTCCTTGACCCATCCAAGACCGACAAACTGCGATTGACCCAGGAGCCCGACTTGGGCCCAAATCCACGGCCGTGGTGCTCGACGAGCGCCAGGGGGCATTCGGGCTGCATGCAGTTTCCGTTAACAGCGGCGCGGGAGACAACGCCCTCGCTCTTTCGGACGAAAACAAATCTTTGGTCAAGGTTGCCGGGGACGACGTTTTGCATCGTTGGCACCACAACAAAACTGCCGCCGAAGACACGGCAGAGCTACACTTTTTCCTAGCAAAGGCACTTGCTGGACATTTGCTCGGCGGATTTATAAAAGGGCTCGCGTGGATTCACAGTGCACCGCACGACCTCAGCGAGGCCATTGACGCTGTGGCCCGCGAGCAGGGCGTCGCCGTGTTCCAGAATCCAGACCACGTCCAATATGGCGAGAATTTCGGACGTCATTTTCATCCATCCCCACGCGTGTCAAGGAGTCTTGCAGGATATACGTCCCCAAATCCCGCAACTGGTGCTCCGGGACTGCCTTTTCCATCATATGCCCTGGGAAGACTTTGCCGCCGTGTTGGCCCCTAGGATGGTGGGATCTAAAAAAATTTTTCTGTCTCGTGAATAATGCCAACAGTGCCGCAACCGAGATGTCGTCACTTCTGGTGGATATGGGGTTCGAATTATGGGCGGTGACAGAGTCCAATCAAGTCTTTGTCCCCCGTATGACGCCCTTGAGACTGGTGTGTAGGATCAGAATAAAaaaccagttgacattttgATACATTTTGTGGGCGGGATCCCCAGCAGGTGTGTAGGATTGCAGGTGGGAATACAAGCACGTACATATAGATCCTTCACCTCTTCTCCTTTATCTACAAAGTACAAAAATCTTCTTTATACTCACACATCGCTTGTAGGGGAGTCAACTGATAAtgcttatattataacttaaatcCTATACGGCAAGCGAGGGAATAGGTGTAATAAGCTAGCGATGTTTAAATCGGATATTAATGTCGCTTTTACTTTACCGAAATATGAACAGACAGGCCTTGTATGTGGAGCTGGGTAGAGGAGAGGGTCCTCGTCGTAAGAGTGTATCTGCAGCTTGACGAAAACGGGGGAGGATGCGATGCTACATTACCAGGTGGATATACCTGTCAAGTGTTAACCAATCCTCCGAAATTGCCAGGGCCTGTTTTCTCCGCGGATGGATACCTGAACAGCTTGTGTTCTAAATTGCATACGGCGCCAGGCGTTGTGAACAGACGTGTAAATATATCCACGTATTCGGTTATCCCTACATACAGGATTATGCATGTCTTCGTCAGAGTATTGTGGGGGCCACAAAAGCCGGCTTGTCTATTAACATGTTTGGGTTCTTAGTTGCGCGACcgctttttttcttcccttcaACATTCTTTTCACCTAACATTGACAGATATTGACAATGCCTTTAGCAGTTACTGCAGAACCACTATACCCAAACAGTGATGGGCCAGATCCGGGCTGGCAGCCGCCCCTGATAGATCCTCCAAACCCACCATGGGAACCAGTTGCTCTCTTTtggttgatggtggtgatgctttTTATCGGTTTTCTAGTAGCGAGACAGAACGAGTCACCGGTGGCATCACACGTCGCGCCGCTCACAGAAACAACGCCGTTACGAGGCACAGaactgccaccaccaccttaCGAGCCAGGGCCTTTGCTGCACTATCCAGAACCTCTAatgcctcatcatcatcatcatcatcatccaggGTCGCCCACACACTAttcagcgccgccagcgctCGAATAAATCTAGTGTTTTGAGTTTAGCAGCCTAGGCACGGCACTATAAGGCAAAGGAAATCttaccagaccagacacacGCTGGCTTTGTTGTATTGGGCGATTGGATAGGCGGCGAGGTGGGGGTTTTTTAAATTGTCCTATGCAGCCAATTATAATACCGTTATGCCTGGCCTGTAAGCAACCCAGGCTTGTTGTCACGCATATAGATCTTTTTCCCAGGTATAATTACAATAACGTCTAGTGCTAGATTTATAACTACATACTAATAGTAAAAATATGATACTTATATGCTTATACGTGTTTTAAGCTCGAGGCTAGAAGTTCGGGCCTAGGCAGGACCTTTATGCTGCCGGCCCGGACCCGGACCAGATAAACCCTGGAGCAGGCAcgaatatatattaagtaaaaaaaaggggaaaagggaatttttttcttttct
Proteins encoded:
- the swnR_2 gene encoding Oxidoreductase swnR is translated as MKVAIVAVGDLARYFVEELQKSGHEVLAVSRTPKTYLEDLEISQHITDYSETDLTAALADCDAVVCTLRVGVPDYVAVHLAILRACQHSATCKRLIPATWAGNLEDFPDEPLGVADEIRLVLSALRSQQDVSWSSISPGWYVDYIVPEKQRFMSSLGDMWPQNYDRKTFTIYGDGTQLVNFTSARDTARATVRLIEHNREDWEEFTFISGAQMTWMELGRFIQSRDPEYAFQNKSLSQTIKQYIAQESLESYGAAILELWGHGAGVRFPWSKVERHRAKFFPDLKFRSVQELADEAASEPNKVV
- the PKS19 gene encoding Polyketide synthase 19; translation: MFLPHGNVALAVMIKQLAHQHPRTLIAGAAAGSGGNTGAVLEALGNRYASYTYTDISTSFFENARTVFSQHGSKLASEMLNVEDIQLCKGATVLCLGDLDNPVFRDMHPGRFKGLQNVMETAEVVVWVTSGAKEGLDPDVNIIFGLSSTLRAERLGRRLQFLDTDNPSSIDPSMLAKMLLRARLGPKSTAVVLDERQGAFGLHAVSVNSGAGDNALALSDENKSLVKVAGDDVLHRWHHNKTAAEDTAELHFFLAKALAGHLLGGFIKGLAWIHSAPHDLSEAIDAVAREQGVAVFQNPDHVQYGENFGRHFHPSPRVSRSLAGYTSPNPATGAPGLPFPSYALGRLCRRVGP
- the swnR_3 gene encoding Oxidoreductase swnR; the encoded protein is MSIAIAGSGDLARYLVEELRRAGQPVVILCRTKKSHFELPGVTQKEVDFKSVDSLKSALDGSVALISVILDYTMAYTESHMNLIAACRQTSTCRRFIPAEYGTDTADYPDQPGFEYANHEPVRQALREQNVLEWTLVCCGWLADYVLPVKNRYIKDIGDSAPFNLSSKRIVIPGTGKELLDVTSARDLCKALVALTKAPAGSWERYTYVSGEKTTLGRMSQQVQAKYSTLEFTTKHISLNQLVNAVREAKTQEERIEAEYGIVTLSSNGGFDPAFVQKQRGTYFKDVRFRSVQELLDEVDKHPDSII